A stretch of the Salarias fasciatus chromosome 3, fSalaFa1.1, whole genome shotgun sequence genome encodes the following:
- the chrnb1 gene encoding acetylcholine receptor subunit beta, whose product MKSLDLFLVACCLWSLGSLGGAADVEQDLWKNIFTNYDMKVRPAKVPTERVVVRVGMILSSFVGLNMKNEEMSTIVMMNLEWTDYRLTWNPKEYDGIEVLRVPSSKVWLPDIVLINNNDGVFDVALCVHVQVYSNGRVTWTPPALYCSSCGVKVTYFPFDWQNCTMQFRSYTYDSTEIDLQYALDSKGKEIREVQLDDSYSEGGEWHITHKPSRKNMNDDLYEDMTFYLIIERKPLYYVLNIILPCILITIIAIFNFYLPPDAGEKMGLSINVLLTLTVFLLLLANKIPETSLGVPIIVNYIMFTMILVTFSVILSVVVLNLHHRSPNTHQMPVWVRKIFIHMLPPYLGMTRPKVETPLSLETLPRREKKMVAISKVADEYFIRKPDSSVLFPKPNRFQPEGMCTDLRKFIDGPSTYLALPDELKSAIDAITYIAEALQAEKDYEALKEDWQFVAMVVDRMFLWIFVIFTTVGTLAIFADASFNLTPTDPFPLK is encoded by the exons ATGAAAAGCCTGGATCTCTTCCTGGTGGCGTGTTGCTTATGGAGCCTGGGGTCGCTGGGAG GCGCTGCAGACGTGGAGCAGGATCTGTGGAAGAACATCTTCACCAACTATGACATGAAGGTCCGGCCGGCGAAAGTCCCGACGGAACGGGTGGTGGTCCGCGTCGGGATGATCCTCTCCTCCTTCGTTGGACTG aacatgaaaaatgaagaaatgagcaCGATCGTCATGATGAATCTG GAATGGACGGATTACCGCCTGACGTGGAATCCGAAGGAATACGACGGGATCGAGGTCCTGCGCGTTCCCTCGTCGAAGGTCTGGCTTCCTGACATTGTCCTCATCAATAA TAATGACGGAGTGTTCGATGTGGCGCTGTGCGTCCACGTCCAGGTTTACAGTAACGGCAGGGTGACCTGGACCCCCCCTGCTCTCTACTGCAGCTCCTGTGGAGTCAAG GTGACATATTTCCCATTCGACTGGCAGAACTGCACGATGCAGTTCCGATCCTACACCTACGACTCCACAGAGATCGACCTGCAGTACGCTCTGGACTCAAAGGGGAAAGAGATCCGGGAGGTCCAGCTCGACGACTCTTACAGCG AGGGCGGCGAGTGGCACATCACGCACAAGCcgagcaggaagaacatgaatgACGATCTGTACGAGGACATGACCTTCTACCTGATCATCGAGAGGAAGCCTCTTTACTACGTCCTCAACATCATCCTCCCCTGCATCCTCATCACCATCATCGCCATCTTCAACTTCTACCTGCCTCCTGACGCAG GTGAGAAGATGGGTCTGTCCATCAACGTGCTGCTCACCCTCActgtcttcctgctcctgctggccAACAAAATCCCGGAGACGTCGCTCGGCGTCCCGATCATCGTCAATTACATCATGTTCACCATGATCCTGGTCACGTTCTCCGTCATCCTCAGCGTGGTCGTCCTCAACCTGCACCACCGCTCCCCCAACACCCACCAGATGCCGGTGTGGGTCCGCAAG ATCTTCATCCACATGCTGCCTCCTTATCTCGGCATGACGCGGCCAAAGGTGGAGACGCCCCTCTCCCTGGAGACTCTGCCCCGGCGGGAGAAAAAGATGGTGGCCATCAGCAAAGTAGCCGATGAATATTTTATACGCAAACCTGACTCTTCCGTCTTGTTCCCGAAACCCAACAG GTTCCAGCCGGAGGGCATGTGCACAGACCTCAGGAAGTTCATCGACGGCCCCAGTACCTACCTCGCGCTGCCCGACGAGCTCAAGTCGGCCATCGACGCCATCACATACATCGCCGAGGCCCTGCAGGCTGAGAAGGACTACGAAGCC CTCAAAGAGGACTGGCAGTTTGTGGCCATGGTGGTGGACCGCATGTTCCTCTGGATCTTCGTCATCTTCACCACTGTGGGCACGCTGGCCATCTTCGCGGACGCCAGTTTCAACCTCACGCCCACCGATCCCTTCCCCTTGAAATGA
- the chrnb1l gene encoding cholinergic receptor, nicotinic, beta 1 (muscle) like has protein sequence MSKQTKMTLNFYMRIYWVLFSVCCLCSAVTEASETERRLHNKIFQGYNLKVRPARSWEEKVMVRVGMTLSQLVSLNEKNGEMTTNVFMNLAWTDYRLTWNPAEYDNIDVLRIPSSKVWRPDIYLINNNDGQFDVALYVNVLVFSDGTVNWLPPAIYRSSCSIEVAYFPFDWQNCSMVFRSYTYDASEVDLQYYLDDNGQEIREIVIDENAFTENGEWAICHKPTRKNVKEDLYEDITFYLIIERKPLFYVINIIVPCVLTSVLAIFVFYLPPGAGEKMTLSISVLIALTVFMLLLADKVPETSLGIPMIVNYVMFTMILVTFSVILSVVVLNLHHRTPSTHIMPTWVRKVFIHILPRYIGMMRPNPEEPMLEDESSDDAPTRGFNGRQPGGEYFFRKINPDLVIPWRGRCESPVQIQQLPDSDRFCLILPPNLKSAIAAVTYMAEQLKKQDTDDAMTGDWQFIALVVDRLFLWLFVIITTLGTLAMFLDATFNYTPDNPFP, from the exons ATGAGCAAGCAAACGAAGATGACTCTAAACTTCTACATGAGGATTTACTGGGTTCTTTTcagtgtctgctgcctttgctCTGCCGTCACAG AAGCCTCAGAAACTGAACGTAGGCTTCACAACAAGATCTTTCAGGGCTACAACCTGAAAGTTCGGCCGGCCCGCTCCTGGGAGGAGAAGGTGATGGTGCGGGTGGGAATGACTCTCTCTCAGCTTGTCAGCCtg AACGAGAAGAACGGCGAGATGACGACCAACGTGTTCATGAATCTG GCCTGGACGGACTACCGGCTGACGTGGAACCCCGCCGAGTACGACAACATCGACGTTTTGAGGATCCCCTCCAGCAAGGTGTGGCGTCCCGACATCTACCTCATAAACAA TAACGACGGCCAGTTCGACGTGGCTCTCTACGTCAACGTCTTGGTCTTCAGCGATGGGACGGTCAACTGGCTCCCTCCAGCCATCTACCGCAGCAGCTGCTCTATTGAG GTGGCCTATTTCCCGTTTGACTGGCAAAACTGCAGCATGGTTTTCCGTTCGTACACCTACGATGCCTCCGAAGTCGACCTGCAGTACTATCTGGACGACAACGGCCAAGAGATCCGTGAGATTGTGATAGATGAGAATGCCTTCACTG AGAACGGCGAATGGGCCATCTGCCACAAACCCACCAGGAAGAACGTGAAGGAGGACCTGTACGAGGACATCACTTTCTACCTCATCATCGAGAGGAAGCCCCTCTTCTACGTGATCAACATCATCGTGCCCTGCGTCCTCACCAGCGTCCTGGCCATATTCGTCTTCTACCTGCCTCCCGGAGCAG GGGAGAAGATGACGCTCTCCATCTCCGTCCTCATCGCTCTGACCgtcttcatgctgctgctggccgacAAGGTCCCCGAGACGTCGCTCGGCATCCCCATGATCGTCAACTACGTCATGTTCACCATGATCCTGGTCACCTTCTCCGTCATCCTGAGCGTCGTCGTCCTCAACCTGCACCACCGAACGCCCAGCACGCACATCATGCCCACCTGGGTCCGAAAG GTCTTCATTCACATTCTGCCCAGATACATCGGCATGATGAGGCCGAACCCAGAGGAGCCCATGCTGGAGGACGAGTCGTCTGACGACGCCCCGACTCGAGGCTTCAATGGGCGACAGCCTGGAGGGGAGTACTTCTTTCGCAAGATCAACCCTGATCTGGTCATACCCTGGAGAGGCAG gtgtgagagCCCAGTGCAGATCCAGCAGCTCCCCGACTCCGACCGCTTCTGCCTGATCCTCCCTCCCAACCTGAAGTCCGCCATCGCCGCGGTGACATACATGGCCgagcagctgaagaagcagGACACGGACGACGCG ATGACGGGAGACTGGCAGTTCATCGCCCTGGTGGTGGACcgcctcttcctctggctgtttgTCATCATCACCACCCTGGGAACCCTCGCCATGTTCCTGGACGCCACTTTTAATTACACACCCGACAACCCCTTCCCGTAG